From Xenopus tropicalis strain Nigerian chromosome 3, UCB_Xtro_10.0, whole genome shotgun sequence, the proteins below share one genomic window:
- the gal3st4.2 gene encoding galactose-3-O-sulfotransferase 4 isoform X2, whose amino-acid sequence MRFHLRVPMIGIVLLFLMGLSFMLQLMGTHFQKKAPHDNSFITKPSKRFKVPRPAPSPSTRTCQSKSHIVFLKTHRTAGSTVLNMLHRYGDRNSLTFALPHNYEFNYPNPFNVHRVKGYDGDNKPTYDLLCHHMRFNLPEVRKLMPADSFYFTILRDPATLAESSFSYYRSMSSAFKKAPNFKDFIAHLSQYYKPGERGNQYARNFQWFDLGLNADASFTESMARSGVREIERTFHLVLLSEYFDESMVLLKEELCWDLDDVVTFKLNAREASTPLNKKEAEMLRAWNTLDLYLYVYFNRTFWEKVEKFGRKRMDTEVRRLRERRQELAEICLEGSNPVRADEIREEGIRPLQFGQEKIMGWVVKLDLEPDTRAQCIQMVTPELQYMAILDEKQFPGGV is encoded by the exons ATGAGGTTTCATCTGCGAGTACCAATGATTGGGATTGTACTACTATTCCTTATGGGTCTTAGTTTTATGCTTCAACTCATGGGAACCCACTTCCAGAAAAA GGCGCCACATGACAATTCTTTCATTACTAAACCCTCTAAGCGCTTCAAAGTACCTCGTCCGGCCCCCTCACCCTCAACAAGAACTTGTCAGTCAAAATCTCACATAGTGTTCCTGAAGACCCACCGGACTGCTGGAAGCACTGTACTGAATATGTTACACCGTTATGGGGACAGGAACTCGCTAACCTTCGCTCTACCCCACAACTATGAGTTCAACTACCCCAACCCGTTCAATGTTCACAGGGTAAAAGGATATGATGGAGATAACAAGCCAACGTATGATCTCCTGTGCCACCACATGCGCTTCAATCTCCCAGAG GTCAGGAAGCTGATGCCCGCAGACTCCTTCTACTTCACAATTCTACGGGATCCAGCCACCTTGGCAGAGTCTTCTTTCTCTTATTATCGTTCGATGTCGTCAGCCTTCAAGAAAGCCCCCAACTTTAAAGACTTTATTGCCCACCTTTCCCAGTACTACAAACCAGGGGAGAGAGGAAACCAATACGCACGGAACTTTCAGTGGTTCGACCTGGGATTGAACGCCGACGCTTCATTCACAGAATCTATGGCCAGATCAGGAGTCAGGGAGATAGAGAGGACTTTCCACCTGGTCCTACTCTCTgagtactttgatgaatcaatgGTCCTTCTGAAGGAAGAACTGTGCTGGGATCTTGATGATGTGGTGACCTTTAAACTCAATGCTCGTGAGGCTTCCACACCACTGAATAAAAAAGAGGCAGAGATGTTAAGGGCCTGGAATACCCTAGACTTGTATCTTTATGTCTACTTCAACCGTACCTTCTGGGAGAAAGTAGAGAAATTTGGTAGAAAGAGGATGGACACTGAAGTTAGGAGGTTGAGAGAAAGAAGACAAGAGCTAGCTGAGATATGTCTGGAAGGGTCGAACCCTGTAAGAGCAGATGAGATTAGAGAAGAGGGCATCAGGCCATTGCAGTTTGGGCAGGAGAAGATCATGGGCTGGGTGGTGAAACTGGATCTTGAGCCTGACACTAGGGCACAGTGTATTCAAATGGTAACTCCTGAGCTGCAATACATGGCCATTTTGGATGAGAAGCAGTTTCCGGGAGGTGTATGA
- the gal3st4.2 gene encoding galactose-3-O-sulfotransferase 4 isoform X1, which yields MRFHLRVPMIGIVLLFLMGLSFMLQLMGTHFQKKNTPLPDARGTGTGQQGVPLSHLLHRAPHDNSFITKPSKRFKVPRPAPSPSTRTCQSKSHIVFLKTHRTAGSTVLNMLHRYGDRNSLTFALPHNYEFNYPNPFNVHRVKGYDGDNKPTYDLLCHHMRFNLPEVRKLMPADSFYFTILRDPATLAESSFSYYRSMSSAFKKAPNFKDFIAHLSQYYKPGERGNQYARNFQWFDLGLNADASFTESMARSGVREIERTFHLVLLSEYFDESMVLLKEELCWDLDDVVTFKLNAREASTPLNKKEAEMLRAWNTLDLYLYVYFNRTFWEKVEKFGRKRMDTEVRRLRERRQELAEICLEGSNPVRADEIREEGIRPLQFGQEKIMGWVVKLDLEPDTRAQCIQMVTPELQYMAILDEKQFPGGV from the exons ATGAGGTTTCATCTGCGAGTACCAATGATTGGGATTGTACTACTATTCCTTATGGGTCTTAGTTTTATGCTTCAACTCATGGGAACCCACTTCCAGAAAAA gaacacgccactccCAGACGCACGTGGCACCGGgacggggcaacaaggggttCCACTCAGTCACCTTTTgcacag GGCGCCACATGACAATTCTTTCATTACTAAACCCTCTAAGCGCTTCAAAGTACCTCGTCCGGCCCCCTCACCCTCAACAAGAACTTGTCAGTCAAAATCTCACATAGTGTTCCTGAAGACCCACCGGACTGCTGGAAGCACTGTACTGAATATGTTACACCGTTATGGGGACAGGAACTCGCTAACCTTCGCTCTACCCCACAACTATGAGTTCAACTACCCCAACCCGTTCAATGTTCACAGGGTAAAAGGATATGATGGAGATAACAAGCCAACGTATGATCTCCTGTGCCACCACATGCGCTTCAATCTCCCAGAG GTCAGGAAGCTGATGCCCGCAGACTCCTTCTACTTCACAATTCTACGGGATCCAGCCACCTTGGCAGAGTCTTCTTTCTCTTATTATCGTTCGATGTCGTCAGCCTTCAAGAAAGCCCCCAACTTTAAAGACTTTATTGCCCACCTTTCCCAGTACTACAAACCAGGGGAGAGAGGAAACCAATACGCACGGAACTTTCAGTGGTTCGACCTGGGATTGAACGCCGACGCTTCATTCACAGAATCTATGGCCAGATCAGGAGTCAGGGAGATAGAGAGGACTTTCCACCTGGTCCTACTCTCTgagtactttgatgaatcaatgGTCCTTCTGAAGGAAGAACTGTGCTGGGATCTTGATGATGTGGTGACCTTTAAACTCAATGCTCGTGAGGCTTCCACACCACTGAATAAAAAAGAGGCAGAGATGTTAAGGGCCTGGAATACCCTAGACTTGTATCTTTATGTCTACTTCAACCGTACCTTCTGGGAGAAAGTAGAGAAATTTGGTAGAAAGAGGATGGACACTGAAGTTAGGAGGTTGAGAGAAAGAAGACAAGAGCTAGCTGAGATATGTCTGGAAGGGTCGAACCCTGTAAGAGCAGATGAGATTAGAGAAGAGGGCATCAGGCCATTGCAGTTTGGGCAGGAGAAGATCATGGGCTGGGTGGTGAAACTGGATCTTGAGCCTGACACTAGGGCACAGTGTATTCAAATGGTAACTCCTGAGCTGCAATACATGGCCATTTTGGATGAGAAGCAGTTTCCGGGAGGTGTATGA
- the gal3st4.3 gene encoding galactose-3-O-sulfotransferase 4 isoform X1 → MVVRKIRREKRTMRFLQPCRLLILGIWLLVLMVLGFTIQLMGTHCQKSPPQILIALRPLPSPSEQTCRPKSHIVFLKTHKTAGSTVLNMLHRYGDRNSLTFALPQKYQFYYPNLFKHQYVKGYYMKPTYDILCHHMRFNLPEVRKLMPADSFYFTILRDPATLAESSFSYYRSVSSAFKKAPNFTEFIAHPSHYYKPGEKGNQHARNFQWFDLGLNPDTPFNESVAKAGVGGIERTFHLVLLSEYFDESMVLLKEELCWDLDDVVTFKLNTREASTPLEKREVERLRAWNALDWYLYVHFNRTFWEKVERFGRERMDTEVRRLRERRQELAEICLEGSNPVRADQIREEGIRPYQFGKLKILGWVVKRDLEPDTRARCVQMVTPELRYKDILDEKQFPGADIAGSDLSQQGSQ, encoded by the exons ATGGTTGTACGGAAAATTCGCCGCGAGAAAAG AACCATGAGGTTTCTTCAGCCCTGCCGACTACTAATCCTTGGGATATGGCTATTAGTCCTTATGGTTCTTGGTTTTACCATTCAACTCATGGGAACCCACTGCCAGAAAAG CCCCCCGCAGATCCTCATTGCCCTGCGCCCTCTCCCCTCACCCTCAGAGCAAACTTGTCGGCCAAAATCTCACATAGTGTTCCTGAAGACCCACAAGACTGCCGGCAGCACCGTACTGAATATGTTACACCGTTATGGGGACAGGAACTCACTAACGTTCGCTCTACCCCAGAAGTACCAGTTCTACTACCCCAATTTGTTTAAGCACCAATACGTCAAAGGATATTATATGAAGCCAACGTACGATATCCTGTGCCACCACATGCGCTTCAATCTCCCAGAG GTCAGGAAGCTGATGCCCGCAGACTCCTTCTACTTCACAATCCTACGGGATCCAGCCACCTTGGCAGAGTCTTCTTTCTCCTATTATCGTTCCGTGTCATCTGCCTTTAAGAAAGCCCCCAACTTTACAGAGTTTATAGCCCACCCTTCTCACTACTACAAACCAGGGGAGAAAGGAAACCAACATGCACGCAACTTTCAGTGGTTCGACTTGGGATTGAACCCCGACACCCCATTCAATGAATCTGTGGCCAAAGCAGGAGTCGGGGGGATAGAGAGGACTTTCCACCTGGTTCTACTCTCCgagtactttgatgaatcaatgGTCCTTCTGAAGGAAGAACTGTGCTGGGATCTTGATGACGTAGTGACTTTTAAACTCAACACACGTGAGGCTTCCACACCACTGGAAAAAAGAGAGGTGGAGAGGTTAAGGGCCTGGAATGCCCTAGACTGGTACCTTTATGTCCACTTTAATCGTACCTTCTGGGAGAAAGTAGAGAGATTTGGGAGAGAGAGGATGGACACTGAAGTTAGGAGGTTGAGAGAAAGAAGACAAGAGCTAGCTGAGATATGTCTGGAAGGGTCGAACCCTGTAAGAGCAGATCAAATTAGAGAAGAGGGCATCAGGCCATATCAGTTTGGGAAGCTGAAGATCCTGGGGTGGGTGGTGAAAAGGGATCTTGAGCCCGACACCCGGGCACGGTGTGTCCAAATGGTAACTCCAGAGCTGAGGTACAAGGACATTTTAGATGAGAAGCAGTTTCCAGGAGCTGACATAGCTGGGTCTGACCTGAGTCAGCAGGGATCTCAGTGA
- the gal3st4.3 gene encoding galactose-3-O-sulfotransferase 4 isoform X2, whose product MAQCVHHLTNKTMRFLQPCRLLILGIWLLVLMVLGFTIQLMGTHCQKSPPQILIALRPLPSPSEQTCRPKSHIVFLKTHKTAGSTVLNMLHRYGDRNSLTFALPQKYQFYYPNLFKHQYVKGYYMKPTYDILCHHMRFNLPEVRKLMPADSFYFTILRDPATLAESSFSYYRSVSSAFKKAPNFTEFIAHPSHYYKPGEKGNQHARNFQWFDLGLNPDTPFNESVAKAGVGGIERTFHLVLLSEYFDESMVLLKEELCWDLDDVVTFKLNTREASTPLEKREVERLRAWNALDWYLYVHFNRTFWEKVERFGRERMDTEVRRLRERRQELAEICLEGSNPVRADQIREEGIRPYQFGKLKILGWVVKRDLEPDTRARCVQMVTPELRYKDILDEKQFPGADIAGSDLSQQGSQ is encoded by the exons atggcacaatgtgtcCATCATCTCACAAATAA AACCATGAGGTTTCTTCAGCCCTGCCGACTACTAATCCTTGGGATATGGCTATTAGTCCTTATGGTTCTTGGTTTTACCATTCAACTCATGGGAACCCACTGCCAGAAAAG CCCCCCGCAGATCCTCATTGCCCTGCGCCCTCTCCCCTCACCCTCAGAGCAAACTTGTCGGCCAAAATCTCACATAGTGTTCCTGAAGACCCACAAGACTGCCGGCAGCACCGTACTGAATATGTTACACCGTTATGGGGACAGGAACTCACTAACGTTCGCTCTACCCCAGAAGTACCAGTTCTACTACCCCAATTTGTTTAAGCACCAATACGTCAAAGGATATTATATGAAGCCAACGTACGATATCCTGTGCCACCACATGCGCTTCAATCTCCCAGAG GTCAGGAAGCTGATGCCCGCAGACTCCTTCTACTTCACAATCCTACGGGATCCAGCCACCTTGGCAGAGTCTTCTTTCTCCTATTATCGTTCCGTGTCATCTGCCTTTAAGAAAGCCCCCAACTTTACAGAGTTTATAGCCCACCCTTCTCACTACTACAAACCAGGGGAGAAAGGAAACCAACATGCACGCAACTTTCAGTGGTTCGACTTGGGATTGAACCCCGACACCCCATTCAATGAATCTGTGGCCAAAGCAGGAGTCGGGGGGATAGAGAGGACTTTCCACCTGGTTCTACTCTCCgagtactttgatgaatcaatgGTCCTTCTGAAGGAAGAACTGTGCTGGGATCTTGATGACGTAGTGACTTTTAAACTCAACACACGTGAGGCTTCCACACCACTGGAAAAAAGAGAGGTGGAGAGGTTAAGGGCCTGGAATGCCCTAGACTGGTACCTTTATGTCCACTTTAATCGTACCTTCTGGGAGAAAGTAGAGAGATTTGGGAGAGAGAGGATGGACACTGAAGTTAGGAGGTTGAGAGAAAGAAGACAAGAGCTAGCTGAGATATGTCTGGAAGGGTCGAACCCTGTAAGAGCAGATCAAATTAGAGAAGAGGGCATCAGGCCATATCAGTTTGGGAAGCTGAAGATCCTGGGGTGGGTGGTGAAAAGGGATCTTGAGCCCGACACCCGGGCACGGTGTGTCCAAATGGTAACTCCAGAGCTGAGGTACAAGGACATTTTAGATGAGAAGCAGTTTCCAGGAGCTGACATAGCTGGGTCTGACCTGAGTCAGCAGGGATCTCAGTGA
- the gal3st4.3 gene encoding galactose-3-O-sulfotransferase 4 isoform X3: protein MRFLQPCRLLILGIWLLVLMVLGFTIQLMGTHCQKSPPQILIALRPLPSPSEQTCRPKSHIVFLKTHKTAGSTVLNMLHRYGDRNSLTFALPQKYQFYYPNLFKHQYVKGYYMKPTYDILCHHMRFNLPEVRKLMPADSFYFTILRDPATLAESSFSYYRSVSSAFKKAPNFTEFIAHPSHYYKPGEKGNQHARNFQWFDLGLNPDTPFNESVAKAGVGGIERTFHLVLLSEYFDESMVLLKEELCWDLDDVVTFKLNTREASTPLEKREVERLRAWNALDWYLYVHFNRTFWEKVERFGRERMDTEVRRLRERRQELAEICLEGSNPVRADQIREEGIRPYQFGKLKILGWVVKRDLEPDTRARCVQMVTPELRYKDILDEKQFPGADIAGSDLSQQGSQ from the exons ATGAGGTTTCTTCAGCCCTGCCGACTACTAATCCTTGGGATATGGCTATTAGTCCTTATGGTTCTTGGTTTTACCATTCAACTCATGGGAACCCACTGCCAGAAAAG CCCCCCGCAGATCCTCATTGCCCTGCGCCCTCTCCCCTCACCCTCAGAGCAAACTTGTCGGCCAAAATCTCACATAGTGTTCCTGAAGACCCACAAGACTGCCGGCAGCACCGTACTGAATATGTTACACCGTTATGGGGACAGGAACTCACTAACGTTCGCTCTACCCCAGAAGTACCAGTTCTACTACCCCAATTTGTTTAAGCACCAATACGTCAAAGGATATTATATGAAGCCAACGTACGATATCCTGTGCCACCACATGCGCTTCAATCTCCCAGAG GTCAGGAAGCTGATGCCCGCAGACTCCTTCTACTTCACAATCCTACGGGATCCAGCCACCTTGGCAGAGTCTTCTTTCTCCTATTATCGTTCCGTGTCATCTGCCTTTAAGAAAGCCCCCAACTTTACAGAGTTTATAGCCCACCCTTCTCACTACTACAAACCAGGGGAGAAAGGAAACCAACATGCACGCAACTTTCAGTGGTTCGACTTGGGATTGAACCCCGACACCCCATTCAATGAATCTGTGGCCAAAGCAGGAGTCGGGGGGATAGAGAGGACTTTCCACCTGGTTCTACTCTCCgagtactttgatgaatcaatgGTCCTTCTGAAGGAAGAACTGTGCTGGGATCTTGATGACGTAGTGACTTTTAAACTCAACACACGTGAGGCTTCCACACCACTGGAAAAAAGAGAGGTGGAGAGGTTAAGGGCCTGGAATGCCCTAGACTGGTACCTTTATGTCCACTTTAATCGTACCTTCTGGGAGAAAGTAGAGAGATTTGGGAGAGAGAGGATGGACACTGAAGTTAGGAGGTTGAGAGAAAGAAGACAAGAGCTAGCTGAGATATGTCTGGAAGGGTCGAACCCTGTAAGAGCAGATCAAATTAGAGAAGAGGGCATCAGGCCATATCAGTTTGGGAAGCTGAAGATCCTGGGGTGGGTGGTGAAAAGGGATCTTGAGCCCGACACCCGGGCACGGTGTGTCCAAATGGTAACTCCAGAGCTGAGGTACAAGGACATTTTAGATGAGAAGCAGTTTCCAGGAGCTGACATAGCTGGGTCTGACCTGAGTCAGCAGGGATCTCAGTGA